A section of the Babylonia areolata isolate BAREFJ2019XMU chromosome 31, ASM4173473v1, whole genome shotgun sequence genome encodes:
- the LOC143276117 gene encoding calcium-binding mitochondrial carrier protein SCaMC-2-like, with protein sequence MSSAVQQAGVPQMSEEELKNLRDLFQQLDLNKDGTVDLNDLTKAMESMHVPRFPGHAENFFKKYDKDNDGQIDFGEFVQYVHDHDKELRTLFKKLDVNKDGSIDAEEIVATFRELGVFIAPAEAKQLLQRMDKDGTLGIDWNEWRNYLMLSPTDNMQDILRYWRHASIIDIGENSLVPDDFTEKELQTGMWWRHLVAGGGAGAVSRTCTAPLDRLKVLLQVHSHGKNKMSIAQGFKQMLDEGGVKSLWRGNFMNVIKIAPESALKFMAYEQIKAKVKGDSKELTIYQRLFSGSAAGAIAQTTIYPMEVMKTRLALRKTGQYSSMFDCARQIAKKEGLMAFYRGYVPNILGIIPYAGIDLAIYETLKKAYMAKNQDQDPGIFVLLACGTTSSTCGQVASYPLALVRTRLQAKGGHKETMMSLFTKILREDGPTGLYRGIAPNFLKVAPAVSISYVVYEKIRKMLGVTST encoded by the exons ATGTCGTCTGCAGTACAGCAAGCCGGAGTTCCTCAGATGTCTGAAGAGGAACTGAAAAATTTGCGCGACCTTTTTCAACAGTTGGATCTCAACAAAGATGGAACGGTCGATCTGAATGATTTAACGAAGGCGATGGAGTCTATGCATGTTCCCAGGTTTCCCGGTCACGCAGAG AACTTCTTCAAGAAATACGACAAAGATAATGATGGCCAGATAGACTTTGGTGAGTTTGTTCAGTACGTCCATGATCATGACAAAGAGTTGCGCACCCTTTTCAAGAAACTTGACGTCAACAAGGATG GCTCCATTGACGCTGAAGAGATCGTGGCAACCTTTCGCGAACTGGGAGTATTCATTGCCCCTGCAGAAGCCAAACAGTTGTTGCAGAG AATGGACAAAGACGGGACACTGGGCATCGACTGGAACGAGTGGCGGAACTACCTCATGCTGTCTCCCACCGACAATATGCAGGACATCCTGCGCTACTGGCGCCATGCCTCC ATCATCGACATAGGTGAGAACAGCTTGGTGCCAGACGACTTCACGGAGAAAGAGTTGCAGACGGGAATGTGGTGGCGCCACCtggtggcagggggaggggcaggagccGTGTCAAGAACCTGCACCGCTCCCCTAGACCGACTAAAAGTCTTGCTGCAG GTACACAGCCATGGGAAGAACAAGATGTCCATAGCACAAGGCTTCAAGCAGATGCTGGACGAAGGTGGGGTGAAGTCTCTGTGGAGAGGCAATTTCATGAACGTCATCAAAATCGCTCCCGAGTCTGCCCTCAAGTTCATGGCTTATGAGCAG ATCAAGGCAAAGGTGAAGGGGGACTCAAAGGAGCTGACGATATACCAGCGTCTGTTCTCTGGTTCTGCGGCTGGTGCCATCGCTCAGACCACCATCTACCCCATGGAG GTGATGAAGACGCGACTGGCGCTCCGGAAGACGGGCCAGTACAGCAGCATGTTTGACTGCGCCCGTCAGATCGCCAAGAAGGAAGGGTTGATGGCTTTTTATAGGGGCTATGTGCCCAACATCCTGGGCATCATCCCTTACGCTGGCATTGACCTGGCCATCTATGAG ACCCTGAAGAAGGCCTACATGGCTAAAAACCAGGACCAGGACCCGGGCATCTTTGTTCTCCTGGCCTGTGGAACCACCAGCAGCACCTGTGGCCAAGTGGCCAGCTACCCACTGGCTCTGGTTCGAACACGCCTTCAGGCAAaag GAGGTCACAAGGAGACCATGATGAGCCTTTTCACCAAAATCCTGCGGGAAGATGGACCCACCGGCCTCTACCGCGGCATTGCCCCAAACTTCCTCAAGGTGGCGCCGGCTGTCAGTATAAGCTACGTCGTCTATGAGAAAATCCGCAAGATGTTGGGCGTGACCAGCACGTAA